One genomic region from Microcella humidisoli encodes:
- a CDS encoding DUF3180 family protein yields MTRTRPLALVLAALVGAAAAFALDSLLAMRGVAVLVPPASLAVALVLIGVVVLALAWPVRRAAAGERRIDPFYATRAVVLAKASALAGALLAGGAAGILLYLLTRAVVPLGSTLAAGGTVVAAVLLVSAALVAEHWCALPPDDPTEETPA; encoded by the coding sequence GTGACCCGCACCCGCCCGCTCGCGCTCGTCCTCGCCGCGCTCGTCGGAGCCGCCGCCGCCTTCGCTCTCGACTCGCTGCTGGCCATGCGCGGCGTCGCCGTGCTCGTGCCGCCCGCCTCGCTCGCCGTCGCGCTCGTGCTGATCGGCGTCGTCGTGCTGGCGCTCGCCTGGCCCGTGCGCCGCGCGGCCGCGGGCGAGCGGCGCATCGACCCCTTCTACGCCACGCGCGCGGTCGTGCTCGCGAAGGCGAGCGCGCTGGCCGGTGCGCTGCTCGCGGGAGGCGCCGCGGGCATCCTGCTCTATCTGCTCACCCGGGCGGTCGTGCCGTTAGGCTCGACCCTGGCCGCGGGGGGAACCGTCGTCGCCGCCGTGCTGCTGGTCAGCGCCGCCCTCGTCGCCGAGCACTGGTGCGCCCTGCCGCCCGATGATCCGACCGAGGAGACGCCCGCGTGA
- a CDS encoding pirin family protein has translation MSNLETEPAELVSHDGPAAGIQVLEPREVPLGGPRAMTVRRTLPQRERSLIGAWCFVDHYGPDDVAETGGMSVPPHPHTGLQTVSWLFEGEVEHRDSTGAHAMVRPGEVNLMTAGQGIQHSEVSTPATTRLHGAQLWVALPDRDRHTRPFFEHAEPEPFTVGAATLRVFVGELAGSASPVHTFTALVGAQLDLPAGASVDLPVDPRFEHGLLVDAGTAHLDGVEIPGAHLGYAAPGRSSVRIAAGDAPLRALLLGGEPLGEPIVMWWNFIARDHDEIVAFREQWQAEVIDGGTLDGRFGTVDGWDHALPAPVMPDVRLRPRD, from the coding sequence GTGAGCAACCTCGAGACCGAGCCGGCCGAGCTCGTCAGCCACGACGGGCCCGCGGCGGGCATCCAGGTGCTCGAACCGCGCGAGGTGCCGCTCGGCGGCCCGCGCGCGATGACTGTGCGCCGCACGCTGCCGCAGCGCGAGCGCAGCCTCATCGGCGCCTGGTGCTTCGTCGACCACTACGGCCCCGATGACGTCGCTGAGACGGGCGGCATGTCGGTGCCGCCGCATCCGCACACGGGGCTGCAGACCGTGAGCTGGCTCTTCGAGGGCGAGGTCGAGCACCGCGACTCCACTGGCGCGCACGCGATGGTGCGACCGGGCGAGGTCAACCTCATGACGGCGGGCCAGGGCATCCAGCACTCCGAGGTCTCGACGCCCGCGACGACCCGCTTGCACGGTGCGCAACTGTGGGTCGCCCTGCCCGACCGCGACCGGCACACGCGGCCCTTCTTCGAGCACGCCGAGCCCGAGCCGTTCACCGTGGGCGCGGCGACCCTCCGCGTGTTCGTCGGCGAGCTGGCCGGCTCGGCGAGCCCCGTGCACACCTTCACGGCCCTTGTCGGCGCGCAGCTCGACCTGCCGGCCGGGGCGAGCGTCGACCTACCCGTCGACCCCCGCTTCGAGCACGGCCTGCTGGTGGATGCGGGCACCGCCCACCTCGACGGCGTCGAGATCCCCGGCGCCCACCTCGGCTACGCGGCCCCCGGTCGCTCGTCGGTGCGGATCGCGGCCGGCGACGCCCCCCTGCGCGCGCTGCTGCTGGGCGGCGAGCCGCTCGGCGAGCCCATCGTCATGTGGTGGAACTTCATCGCGCGCGACCACGACGAGATCGTGGCGTTCCGCGAGCAGTGGCAGGCCGAGGTGATCGACGGCGGCACGCTCGACGGTCGATTCGGCACGGTCGATGGCTGGGACCACGCGCTGCCCGCCCCGGTCATGCCCGACGTGCGACTGCGGCCGCGCGACTAA
- the panC gene encoding pantoate--beta-alanine ligase produces the protein MTDTTPPAVETTIAGLRSRLDAARAAGSTVALVPTMGSLHDGHLALVEHAREVADVVIVSVFVNPMQFGPAEDFDRYPRDLTADRDALAGHGVTAVFAPAVDEMYPSGPVQTRVSAGAVGGLYEGRSRAGHFDGVLTVVAKLLGIVQPHIAVFGEKDAQQVFLVQRMVRDLDIRTRIEVVETVRAHDGLALSSRNAYLDERHRRAARAIPQALEAAQSAADRGIDAIVAAAQGVLMGASEVELDYFAVVRPDTFQSVDDDHRGPARALIAARVGTTRLIDTELLHLG, from the coding sequence GTGACCGACACGACCCCGCCCGCCGTCGAGACGACCATCGCGGGGCTCCGGTCCCGGCTCGACGCGGCGCGCGCCGCCGGCTCGACCGTCGCCCTCGTGCCCACGATGGGCTCGCTGCACGACGGCCACCTGGCCCTCGTCGAGCACGCGCGCGAGGTCGCTGACGTCGTCATCGTCTCGGTGTTCGTCAACCCGATGCAGTTCGGGCCCGCAGAAGACTTCGACCGCTACCCCCGCGATCTGACCGCCGATCGGGATGCTCTCGCCGGGCACGGCGTCACCGCCGTGTTCGCCCCCGCCGTCGACGAGATGTACCCTTCCGGCCCCGTGCAGACCCGGGTCTCGGCGGGTGCGGTCGGCGGGCTCTACGAGGGGCGGTCGCGCGCCGGGCACTTCGACGGCGTGCTCACGGTCGTGGCCAAGCTGCTCGGCATCGTGCAGCCGCACATTGCCGTCTTCGGCGAGAAAGACGCGCAGCAGGTGTTCCTCGTGCAGCGCATGGTGCGCGACCTCGACATCCGCACCCGCATCGAGGTCGTCGAGACCGTGCGCGCGCACGACGGCCTCGCGCTCTCGAGCCGCAACGCCTACCTCGACGAGCGCCACCGCCGGGCGGCCCGCGCCATCCCCCAGGCGCTCGAGGCCGCCCAGTCGGCCGCCGACCGCGGCATCGACGCGATCGTCGCCGCCGCCCAGGGCGTGCTCATGGGGGCGAGCGAGGTCGAGCTCGACTACTTCGCCGTCGTGCGACCCGACACGTTCCAGTCGGTCGACGACGACCACCGCGGGCCCGCGCGGGCGCTCATCGCGGCGCGCGTCGGCACGACGCGGCTCATCGACACCGAGCTGCTGCACCTGGGCTGA
- a CDS encoding PH domain-containing protein, with protein sequence MTEVGPEASAAAVTPATTDFADGAWHRLHPATPLFRGGLAFIAIIGVLIVNLRDRLIELFFGEQDVTLPPSGGDLEADAIDFIVREELVLVALLAAVGVLLLLVAGFYFSWRLHTFRITDEVVEVRSGILFRTNRKARLDRIQGINIGRPFVPRLFGAAKLEISVAGNDASVPLAYLRGRDADALRRDILLLASGAQRAGADPAAAAASGIGGMLDERVSELLAPELDVDLAEPTSIVRMNPGRLIGSTVLSDTTLVLVAMLVAIAVTSITTGELFLLFAMFPGMIGIAGFLVARITRSLRYSIAATPDGVRVGFGLLSTTNETLPPGRIHSVKVSQPLLWRPAGWWQIAVNRASRSSQGGAAGQQQTTILPVGNLDDVRAVLRLLLPEVAVDEAAEVLELGLRGRGDEGGYTVSPRRARVLRWFSQPRNGFALTDTAVLLRTGAIWRALTIVPLSRTQSVAVRQGPVLRALRLGEVHVHTVAGPISPTIGALDRLDAMRLFDDVAASSLRAARTDTSHRWRQR encoded by the coding sequence GTGACCGAGGTCGGCCCCGAGGCATCCGCCGCGGCCGTGACGCCCGCCACGACTGACTTCGCCGACGGCGCCTGGCACCGGCTGCACCCGGCCACGCCGCTCTTCCGCGGCGGGCTGGCGTTCATCGCCATCATCGGCGTGCTCATCGTCAACCTGCGCGACCGGCTCATCGAGCTCTTCTTCGGCGAGCAGGATGTCACGCTGCCGCCGTCGGGCGGCGACCTCGAGGCCGACGCGATCGACTTCATCGTGCGGGAGGAGCTCGTGCTCGTCGCGCTGCTCGCCGCTGTCGGCGTGCTGCTGCTGCTCGTGGCGGGCTTCTACTTCTCATGGCGCCTGCACACGTTCCGCATCACCGACGAGGTCGTCGAGGTGCGGTCGGGCATCCTGTTCCGCACCAACCGCAAGGCGCGGCTCGACCGCATCCAGGGCATCAACATCGGGCGGCCGTTCGTGCCGCGCCTGTTCGGCGCCGCGAAGCTCGAGATCTCGGTGGCCGGCAACGACGCGAGCGTGCCGCTCGCCTACCTGCGCGGTCGCGACGCCGACGCGCTGCGCCGCGACATCCTGCTGCTCGCCTCGGGAGCCCAGCGCGCGGGCGCCGATCCAGCCGCTGCCGCGGCATCCGGCATCGGCGGGATGCTCGACGAGCGCGTCTCGGAGCTGCTGGCTCCCGAGCTCGACGTCGACCTCGCCGAGCCCACGTCGATCGTGCGCATGAACCCCGGTCGGCTCATCGGCTCGACCGTGCTGAGCGATACGACGCTCGTGCTCGTAGCCATGCTCGTGGCGATCGCCGTGACGAGCATCACGACGGGCGAGCTGTTTCTGCTCTTCGCCATGTTCCCCGGCATGATCGGCATCGCCGGCTTCCTCGTCGCCCGCATCACCCGCTCGCTGCGCTACTCGATCGCCGCGACGCCCGACGGCGTCCGGGTCGGCTTCGGCCTGCTCTCGACCACCAACGAGACGCTGCCGCCCGGCCGCATCCACTCGGTGAAGGTCAGCCAACCGCTGCTGTGGCGGCCCGCCGGCTGGTGGCAGATCGCTGTCAACCGCGCCTCGCGCTCCTCGCAGGGCGGGGCCGCCGGCCAGCAGCAGACGACCATCCTGCCCGTCGGCAACCTCGACGATGTGCGCGCCGTGCTGCGGCTGCTGCTGCCCGAGGTCGCCGTCGACGAGGCGGCCGAGGTGCTCGAGCTCGGCCTGCGGGGCCGCGGCGACGAGGGCGGCTACACGGTCTCGCCGCGTCGCGCGCGCGTGCTGCGCTGGTTCTCGCAGCCCCGCAACGGCTTCGCGCTCACCGACACGGCGGTGCTGCTGCGCACGGGCGCCATCTGGCGCGCGCTCACGATCGTGCCGCTCTCGCGCACGCAGTCGGTCGCCGTGCGCCAGGGTCCGGTGCTGCGAGCCCTGCGGCTCGGCGAAGTGCACGTGCACACCGTCGCGGGCCCCATCAGCCCCACGATCGGCGCCCTCGACCGGCTCGACGCCATGCGCCTGTTCGACGACGTCGCCGCCTCGTCACTGCGCGCGGCCCGCACCGATACGAGCCACCGCTGGCGCCAGCGATGA
- the lysS gene encoding lysine--tRNA ligase, producing the protein MSENTAPAEQPAEPTITEFTEEQIAEQKQVRLDKRQRMLDAGLEPYAIGLAVTDTIPDVRARFPELEPDTATGERVALAGRVVFSRNTGKLCFATLQSGEGSRIQVMLSLAEVGDESLERWKDLVDLGDHVFVEGEVITSRRGELSIMTSSWAIAAKAVLPLPNLHSELSDETRVRQRYLDLIVREQARQTVRARAVAVASLRTTFANHGYLEVETPMLQTMHGGASARPFVTHSNAFDTELFLRIAPELFLKRAVVGGIERVFEINRNFRNEGADSTHSPEFAMLEAYQAYGDYHQMADLTQEMIQNAATAVSGSHVVTWADGTEYDLGGEWDRLSMYDSLSAAAGVEVTPQTPMAELKKLADAVDIEIDHPLPGKYVEELWEHFVKGGLVRPTFVMDFPVDTSPLVREHRSIPGVVEKWDLYVRGFELATAYSELVDPVIQRERFVAQAALAAGGDLEAMQLDEAFLTALEHGMPPSGGMGMGIDRLLMALTGLGIRETILFPLVK; encoded by the coding sequence ATGAGCGAGAACACCGCACCTGCCGAGCAGCCCGCCGAGCCGACGATCACTGAGTTCACAGAAGAGCAGATCGCCGAGCAGAAGCAGGTGCGGCTCGACAAGCGGCAGCGCATGCTCGACGCCGGGCTCGAGCCCTACGCGATCGGCCTCGCGGTGACCGACACGATTCCGGATGTCCGCGCGCGGTTCCCCGAACTCGAACCCGACACGGCCACGGGGGAGCGGGTCGCTCTCGCCGGCCGCGTCGTCTTCTCGCGCAACACGGGCAAGCTGTGCTTCGCCACCCTGCAGTCGGGGGAGGGCAGCCGCATTCAGGTCATGCTGAGCCTCGCCGAGGTCGGCGACGAGAGCCTGGAGCGCTGGAAGGACCTCGTCGACCTGGGCGATCACGTCTTCGTCGAGGGCGAAGTGATCACGAGCCGTCGCGGCGAGCTGAGCATCATGACGAGCTCGTGGGCCATCGCCGCCAAAGCGGTGCTGCCGCTGCCGAACCTGCACAGTGAGCTCAGCGACGAGACGCGCGTGCGCCAGCGCTACCTCGACCTCATCGTGCGCGAGCAGGCGCGCCAGACCGTGCGCGCCCGCGCCGTGGCCGTGGCCAGCCTGCGCACCACGTTCGCGAACCACGGCTATCTCGAGGTCGAGACGCCCATGCTGCAGACGATGCACGGCGGAGCATCCGCTCGCCCCTTCGTCACCCACTCGAACGCCTTCGACACCGAGCTGTTTCTGCGCATCGCGCCCGAACTGTTCCTCAAGCGCGCGGTCGTCGGCGGCATCGAGCGCGTGTTCGAGATCAACCGCAACTTCCGCAACGAGGGCGCCGACTCGACGCACAGCCCCGAGTTCGCGATGCTCGAGGCGTACCAGGCCTACGGCGACTACCACCAGATGGCCGACCTGACGCAGGAGATGATCCAGAACGCGGCGACCGCGGTGTCGGGCTCGCACGTCGTCACGTGGGCCGACGGCACCGAGTACGACCTCGGTGGCGAGTGGGACCGCCTGAGCATGTACGACTCGCTCAGTGCGGCCGCCGGCGTCGAGGTCACGCCGCAGACCCCCATGGCCGAGCTCAAGAAGCTCGCCGACGCCGTCGACATCGAGATCGATCACCCGCTGCCCGGCAAGTACGTCGAAGAGCTGTGGGAGCACTTCGTGAAGGGCGGACTCGTGCGGCCGACCTTCGTCATGGACTTCCCCGTCGACACGAGCCCGCTCGTGCGCGAGCACCGGTCCATTCCGGGCGTCGTCGAGAAGTGGGACCTCTACGTGCGCGGCTTCGAGCTCGCGACCGCGTACTCCGAGCTCGTCGACCCCGTCATCCAGCGCGAGCGCTTCGTCGCGCAGGCGGCGCTCGCCGCGGGCGGCGACCTCGAGGCGATGCAGCTCGACGAGGCCTTCCTCACGGCGCTCGAGCACGGCATGCCCCCGAGCGGCGGCATGGGCATGGGCATCGACCGGCTGCTCATGGCGCTGACCGGCCTCGGCATCCGCGAGACCATCCTCTTCCCGCTCGTGAAGTAG
- the glsA gene encoding glutaminase A, producing MTELDPVAATLDAVHRELAPLDEGELAGYIPPLLLADPSRFGLAVCSPEGRLWSAGDHAEHFSIQSISKVFAFALALADRGLDAVLERVGCEPSGERFNAISLEADTGRPDNPMINAGAIVTCSLVAGDSAAGRFGRILSLMSACAGRDLTVDEGVFAAELETADMNRALGYLMRSAGSLTADVDETLWVYLRQCAVLVTADDLAVMAATLACGGVNPVTGVRTMSSDVARHVLTVMATCGMYDASGEWMLRVGSPAKSGVAGGVITASPATFGLGLYSPLLDAQGNSLRSVRACELLAERFSWHALAVPGETLPSVQLPRGR from the coding sequence ATGACCGAGCTCGACCCCGTCGCCGCCACGCTCGACGCCGTTCACCGCGAGCTCGCGCCCCTCGACGAGGGCGAGCTCGCCGGCTACATCCCGCCGCTGCTGCTCGCCGACCCCAGCCGCTTCGGCCTCGCGGTCTGCAGCCCTGAGGGCCGCCTGTGGTCGGCCGGCGACCACGCCGAGCACTTCTCGATCCAGTCGATCTCGAAGGTGTTCGCCTTCGCCCTCGCGCTCGCCGACCGCGGGCTCGACGCCGTGCTCGAGCGCGTCGGCTGCGAGCCGAGCGGCGAGCGCTTCAACGCCATCTCGCTCGAAGCCGACACGGGCCGACCCGACAACCCCATGATCAACGCGGGCGCCATCGTCACCTGCTCGCTCGTCGCCGGCGACTCGGCGGCGGGGCGCTTCGGGCGCATCCTGAGCCTCATGAGCGCGTGCGCAGGGCGCGACCTCACCGTCGACGAGGGCGTCTTCGCCGCCGAGCTCGAGACCGCCGACATGAACCGGGCCCTCGGCTACCTCATGCGCAGCGCCGGCTCGCTCACGGCCGACGTCGACGAGACGCTGTGGGTGTACCTGCGCCAGTGCGCCGTGCTCGTCACCGCGGACGACCTCGCCGTCATGGCGGCGACCCTCGCGTGCGGCGGCGTGAACCCCGTCACGGGCGTGCGCACCATGAGCAGCGACGTGGCGCGGCACGTGCTGACCGTCATGGCGACGTGCGGCATGTACGACGCATCGGGCGAGTGGATGCTGCGCGTCGGCAGCCCGGCCAAGAGCGGTGTCGCGGGCGGGGTCATCACCGCGAGCCCGGCGACGTTCGGGCTCGGCCTCTACAGCCCGCTGCTGGATGCGCAGGGCAACAGCCTGCGCTCCGTGCGCGCGTGCGAACTGCTGGCCGAGCGCTTCTCGTGGCACGCGCTCGCCGTGCCGGGTGAGACGCTGCCGTCGGTGCAGCTGCCGCGCGGGCGGTAG
- a CDS encoding helix-turn-helix domain-containing protein, whose product MSPAVSDEEETGIHCRLDELLEQRGMTLTRLSELVGVSIVNLSVLKNDRARAIRFSTLRAICEALDCEVGDLLVVER is encoded by the coding sequence ATGAGCCCAGCGGTCTCCGATGAGGAGGAGACGGGCATCCACTGCCGGCTCGACGAGCTGCTCGAGCAACGCGGCATGACGCTCACCAGGTTGAGCGAGCTCGTCGGCGTGAGCATCGTCAACCTCTCGGTGCTCAAGAACGACCGCGCTCGGGCCATCAGGTTCTCGACGCTGCGGGCGATCTGCGAGGCGCTCGACTGCGAGGTCGGCGACCTGCTCGTCGTCGAGCGCTGA
- a CDS encoding PH domain-containing protein: MTTTDPDAPDTATTESAPSRLERPETEWQRVSAKYIPVDMIGTFVFGAITTGVAFVPFWLGWAEGWMLGAGMGALFIVLLALTPRRVRAIGYLLREDDLLFRRGIMFQRFVAVPYGRMQLVDISRGPVARAFGLAELKFVTAAASSGVLIPGLPLAEAERLRDHLVAVAETRRAGL, encoded by the coding sequence GTGACCACCACCGATCCCGACGCGCCCGACACCGCCACGACCGAGAGCGCGCCGAGTCGGCTCGAGCGGCCCGAGACCGAGTGGCAGCGCGTCTCGGCGAAGTACATTCCCGTCGACATGATCGGCACGTTCGTCTTCGGCGCCATCACCACGGGTGTCGCGTTCGTGCCCTTCTGGCTGGGCTGGGCCGAGGGCTGGATGCTCGGCGCGGGCATGGGCGCGCTCTTCATCGTGCTGCTCGCCCTCACCCCCCGCCGGGTGCGGGCCATCGGCTACCTGCTGCGGGAGGACGACCTGCTGTTCCGCCGCGGCATCATGTTCCAGCGCTTCGTCGCCGTGCCGTACGGGCGCATGCAGCTCGTCGACATCAGCCGCGGCCCCGTCGCGCGCGCGTTCGGGCTCGCCGAGCTGAAGTTCGTCACCGCCGCGGCGTCGAGCGGCGTGCTCATCCCGGGCCTGCCGCTCGCCGAGGCCGAACGCCTGCGCGACCACCTCGTCGCGGTCGCCGAGACCCGCCGGGCGGGGCTGTGA
- the folP gene encoding dihydropteroate synthase → MTGLNPRPELRAAGAAARPQLWGVLNVTPDSFSDGGRFVDPEAALAQGRRLIAEGASVIDVGGESTRPGAEPVAPEVERERVLPVVAALAAEGIRVSIDTMNASTAAAAVEAGAAIVNDVSGGLADPAMLDTVAQLGTPYVLMHWRGPSETWHTVSDYTWAPQDVTNELLGRWHAALEAGVQPERLWVDPGLGFAKRAEHNWQLLAELGTLRSIGARVLLGASRKRFLGALLPDDAAVEERDLLTAVISALAAGHVDALRVHDVRSSARALDVWQSIAAGAAQTPVFGGSYTASPPAEAATRGDRPASDRITLTGLRAFAHHGVFDHERRDGQEFVIDVTAHLDLRGAAAYDELASTVHYGELAEQVVAAVETDPVDLIETVAERVAGVVLRHGAVWQTEVTVHKPQAPITVPFADVSVSIVRGRS, encoded by the coding sequence GTGACCGGGTTAAACCCGCGCCCGGAGTTGCGCGCCGCAGGAGCGGCGGCGCGCCCACAACTCTGGGGGGTCCTCAACGTCACGCCCGACTCGTTCAGCGACGGCGGGCGCTTCGTCGACCCCGAGGCGGCTCTCGCGCAGGGGCGGCGGCTGATCGCCGAGGGCGCGTCCGTCATCGACGTCGGCGGCGAGTCGACCCGGCCGGGCGCCGAACCCGTCGCGCCGGAGGTCGAGCGTGAGCGCGTGCTGCCCGTCGTGGCGGCGCTCGCCGCGGAGGGCATCCGCGTGTCGATCGACACCATGAACGCGAGCACCGCGGCGGCCGCCGTCGAGGCCGGGGCCGCGATCGTCAACGACGTGAGCGGCGGGCTCGCCGACCCCGCGATGCTCGATACCGTCGCGCAGCTCGGCACGCCATACGTGCTCATGCACTGGCGCGGGCCGAGCGAGACCTGGCACACGGTGAGCGACTACACCTGGGCGCCGCAGGACGTCACCAACGAGCTGCTGGGCCGCTGGCACGCCGCGCTCGAGGCCGGCGTGCAGCCCGAGCGGCTCTGGGTCGACCCCGGCCTCGGCTTCGCCAAGCGCGCCGAGCACAACTGGCAGCTGCTCGCCGAGCTCGGCACACTGCGCTCGATCGGCGCGCGCGTGCTGCTGGGCGCCTCGCGCAAGCGGTTCCTCGGCGCGCTGCTGCCCGACGATGCCGCCGTCGAGGAGCGCGATCTGCTGACCGCGGTGATCTCGGCCCTCGCGGCGGGGCACGTGGATGCTCTGCGCGTGCACGACGTGCGCTCGAGCGCCCGCGCTCTCGACGTGTGGCAGTCGATCGCCGCCGGGGCCGCGCAGACCCCGGTGTTCGGCGGCTCGTACACCGCGAGCCCCCCGGCCGAGGCGGCCACCCGCGGCGACCGTCCGGCGTCCGATCGAATCACCCTCACGGGCCTGCGCGCCTTCGCGCACCACGGCGTCTTCGACCACGAGCGGCGCGACGGGCAGGAGTTCGTGATCGACGTGACCGCGCACCTCGACCTGCGCGGCGCGGCCGCCTACGACGAGCTCGCCTCAACCGTGCACTATGGCGAACTCGCTGAGCAGGTCGTGGCCGCCGTCGAGACCGACCCTGTCGACCTCATCGAGACGGTCGCCGAGCGCGTCGCGGGCGTCGTGCTGCGGCACGGCGCCGTGTGGCAGACCGAGGTGACGGTGCATAAGCCGCAGGCGCCCATCACGGTGCCGTTCGCCGACGTGAGCGTCTCGATCGTGCGGGGGCGGTCGTGA
- a CDS encoding DUF2975 domain-containing protein, which translates to MTTLGASPTRMPSPGDRAAIGFFMASGVGIVVWAITAAVIRISAALSDSSISVLAEFAGTPAQAPIGPNGALVEVELDRAVLSTTELPTASLVSLVISDVLAATTITLVVACLLALSTAVLRGAIFSRRNTILVSTAGIAVLIGAASTLFFANMAANGAFAAISNGEFDNVVIAVDLLPYAIGAFVVALITTAFSVGERLQRETDGLV; encoded by the coding sequence ATGACCACCCTCGGTGCCTCACCGACTCGAATGCCGTCACCCGGCGACCGCGCTGCCATCGGCTTCTTCATGGCGTCGGGCGTGGGCATCGTCGTATGGGCGATCACCGCAGCGGTGATCCGCATCAGCGCAGCGCTCAGCGACTCGAGCATCTCGGTGCTCGCCGAGTTCGCCGGCACACCCGCCCAGGCGCCCATAGGGCCGAACGGCGCGCTCGTCGAGGTCGAACTCGACCGCGCTGTACTGAGCACGACCGAACTGCCGACGGCCTCGCTCGTGTCGCTCGTCATCAGCGATGTGCTCGCCGCCACGACCATCACGCTCGTCGTCGCCTGCCTGCTCGCGCTCAGCACCGCGGTGCTCCGCGGCGCGATCTTCTCCCGGCGCAACACGATTCTCGTGAGCACGGCCGGCATCGCCGTGCTCATCGGTGCGGCGTCGACACTCTTCTTCGCGAATATGGCGGCCAACGGTGCGTTCGCGGCCATCTCGAACGGCGAGTTCGACAACGTCGTCATCGCGGTCGATCTGCTGCCCTACGCCATCGGCGCGTTCGTGGTCGCCCTGATCACCACGGCGTTCAGCGTCGGCGAGCGGCTGCAGCGCGAGACGGACGGGCTGGTCTGA
- the folK gene encoding 2-amino-4-hydroxy-6-hydroxymethyldihydropteridine diphosphokinase: protein MTQPHTATAVIALGSNLGDREATLARAVTALDALPASSILAVSSWHGTVALTLEGLDPEKPAYLNGVALLQTRLDPYTLLDALRQIELENGRERAERWGDRTLDLDLIALDELEIDSDVLQVPHPRAHERDFVLAPWLEVQPDAVLTGHGPVAALLAALTDGAPRPADTTLGGPA, encoded by the coding sequence GTGACACAACCGCACACCGCCACGGCCGTCATTGCGCTCGGCAGCAACCTCGGCGACCGCGAGGCCACACTGGCGCGGGCGGTGACTGCGCTCGATGCGCTGCCCGCGTCGAGCATCCTCGCCGTCTCGTCGTGGCACGGCACGGTGGCCCTGACGCTCGAGGGGCTCGACCCCGAGAAGCCCGCCTACCTCAACGGGGTCGCGCTGCTGCAGACCCGCCTCGACCCGTACACGCTGCTCGACGCCCTGCGCCAGATCGAGCTCGAGAACGGCCGCGAGCGCGCCGAACGGTGGGGCGATCGCACCCTCGACCTCGACCTCATCGCGCTCGATGAGCTCGAGATCGACTCCGACGTGCTGCAGGTGCCGCACCCCCGCGCGCACGAGCGCGACTTCGTGCTCGCCCCCTGGCTCGAGGTGCAGCCGGATGCTGTGCTCACCGGGCACGGACCGGTCGCAGCCCTCCTCGCCGCGCTCACCGACGGCGCCCCGCGCCCCGCCGACACGACCCTCGGCGGCCCGGCGTGA
- a CDS encoding Rossmann-like and DUF2520 domain-containing protein, with protein MSGRDGRLGVGIVGAGRVGPVIGAALAAAGHAIVGVSAGTDDERDRVEGMLPGVPQLAVPQLVERSELVVLAVPDDQLVELIAGLAALGAWQAGQLVLHTSAQHGTAVLDPARAAGAIPLAVHPALAFTGTSIDLVRLRDAWCAVTAPGPVLPIAQALVVEMGAEPVVIAEEDRPAYADAIAAASQFSTAIIDQSVAALRAIGVEQPGRVLGGVVRSAVENALQSPAVDSIDR; from the coding sequence ATGAGCGGGCGCGACGGGCGCCTCGGCGTCGGCATCGTCGGCGCGGGGCGCGTCGGCCCCGTGATCGGCGCGGCGCTCGCGGCCGCCGGGCACGCCATCGTCGGCGTCTCGGCGGGCACCGACGACGAGCGCGACCGGGTCGAGGGCATGCTGCCGGGCGTGCCGCAGCTCGCGGTGCCGCAACTGGTCGAGCGCAGCGAGCTCGTCGTGCTCGCCGTGCCCGACGACCAGCTCGTCGAGCTCATTGCGGGGCTCGCCGCCCTCGGCGCATGGCAGGCCGGCCAACTCGTGCTGCACACCTCGGCGCAGCACGGAACGGCCGTGCTCGACCCCGCGCGGGCCGCGGGAGCCATTCCGCTCGCGGTGCATCCGGCCCTCGCCTTCACGGGGACGAGCATTGACCTCGTGCGCTTGCGCGACGCGTGGTGCGCGGTGACCGCGCCCGGGCCGGTGCTGCCCATCGCCCAGGCCCTCGTCGTCGAGATGGGCGCGGAACCCGTCGTCATCGCCGAGGAGGACCGACCCGCATACGCCGACGCGATCGCCGCCGCCTCGCAGTTCTCGACCGCGATCATCGACCAGTCGGTCGCCGCCCTGCGCGCCATCGGCGTGGAGCAGCCCGGCCGTGTGCTCGGCGGCGTCGTGCGCTCGGCGGTCGAGAATGCGCTGCAGTCCCCCGCGGTCGATAGCATCGACCGGTGA